GAGCCGCGCCCCGGCTACCTCCAGGCGCTGTCGTTCATCGCGCACGCGTTCCACCAGGGAAGCGCTGAGCCGCGCCAACAGATCATCGAACCGCTGGCTTGAATCGCGGACGAAGGTTTCGAGCAGGCGAAATCCCCGGTGGGTGGCCAGGGCCTGGACTTGCTGGCGCCACTCGAGCAAGCGATGGCGCGTCGCCGCCAGCAGGCTTTTCTCAAGGCCGGCGATTTCCGCCCGAAGTTGTTCCTTGCTTTCCACCACCAGCTCAGCGGCCGCCGACGGCGTCGGTGCGCGCACGTCGGCGACAAAGTCGGCAATCGTAAAGTCGGTCTCGTGGCCAACCGCCGCAATGACCGGAATCTTTGAGGCGTAGATGGCCCGGGCAACTTTCTCCTCGTTGAACGACCAGAGGTCTTCGATCGAGCCGCCGCCGCGGGCGAGGATGATGACGTCCACCTCGCGGCTGCGGTTGAAATACCCGAGCGCTCCCGCGATCTCGCCGGCTGACCCCTCGCCTTGCACGCTCACCGGGTAGAGCAGCAGCGGCATGTTCGAAAAACGTCGCTCCAGGATTTGAATCATGTCCTGAATAACCGCGCCGCGCGGCGAAGTGATCAGGCCGATTCTCCGCGGCAGCCTGGGCAGCGGCTTCTTGCGCGCCGGGTCAAACAGCCCTTCTTCGGCAAGCTGTGCCTTGAGCTGTTCAAAAGCCAACTGCAGCGCGCCATAACCGACGGGCTCGAGATATTCGACGTAGAGCTGATACTCGCCGCGCGCCTCGTAGATGCTCACCTGCCCGCGGGCGGTGACTTGCAAGCCGTCTTCGGGCCGAAAACGCAGATAGCGGACATTGTTTTTGAAGCAGACGCACTTGATTTGCGCGCGCTCGTCTTTCAGGCTGAAGTAATAGTGACCCGACGGCGCCGCCCGAAAATTGGAAATCTCGCCTTCGACCCAGATGTCCTGGAACTCCGATTCGAGGAGATCTCGAATGCGAGCATTCAGCTCGCTCACGGAATAGATTTTCCGCGAGGGTGCCAGGTTGAGGTTGAGCGAATACTGGCTCATTTCTTGCCGCTAAACAGGGACAAGACCCAAAACAAAAGTGTCAGGGCAACGCTCAGGAGGAGCGAGGTTGCCAGGGGAAGATAGACGGTGAAATTCTTCCGCTGGACAACGATGTCGCCGGGCAAGCGGCCCAGCCGGCCAAGCGGCAGCTTGGGTGCCGCCATCAGCAATACGCCAATGGCAACAAACAACAGCCCGAACCAGAAAACCGTTTTGCCGAGGGCACGCAAGAGTTCCATGGGGCATCATTCTACCTGACATGGAGGCAGCAAGCGGCTCGAAGCAATGCAACCGCATCCTGCTGTCTTCCGGCGGAACTCTCATGCTGAGCTCCGACAAAGTCGGGTCTCAGAACGACATCAACGCCGGCATAGGCGCCCGGCTAAGAATTAGAGCAGTTGCTGGCCGGAGAAGAAATATCCGATTTCAAACGCGGCGGTTTCCGGCCCGTCGGAGCCGTGAATGATATTTTCACCGATGGAGTCGGCGAATTTCTTGCGAATGGTGCCTGGGGCAGCTTGGGCGGGATCGGTCGCGCCCATCAAGTCGCGCAGTTTGTTGATGGCGTTTTCCGCTTCGAGGATCATCGGCACGCACTCGCCCGAGCTCATGAATTCCGTCAGGCTCGGAAAGAATCCTTTGCCGCGGTGGACAGCGTAGAAACCTTCGGCTTCCGCCTTGGTGAGATGAACCATCTTCATGGCAACAATGGTGAAGCCGGCTCGTTCCAGCCGGCTGATGATCTCACCGACGAGCTTCTTGCGGACCGCATCCGGCTTTACAATCGCCAACGTCCGCTCAACCAGCATTCAGGTCTCACCCCTTTTACGTCATCGAAGTAGGAAGTCGGAAGTAGGAAGTGACGAAATCGGAAAAATCTTCCTACCGGGGATAGCTCGTCCATTGTTTCCAGAGACGAGCTAGCCTCGCTCCAATACGCTCATACAGCAGGTTTAGTTCCGCGTAGTCTTTCTCGCAAAGATAGCCTTCGTCCTTACTCATCTCCAACCACATGCGCGTTTCAGCGCACGAGCCAATGGCCACCTGCAAATACCGCTTGAATTCGGAAGCGGATGCCCGCTTGGCCCATCCTTCGACAATGTTAGCGGGAACAGACCGCACTGCTTTGCGTAACTGCCTGCCGATTTCCAACTGCTCAAACTGCGGAAAGCTCTTCGTCAATCGAGAAACTTTCAGGGCCGCCGAGTACGCTTCCTGGAAAACTTCGAGGTCGCGATACGTTCGAATAGGCAACGTATGCCCCAAGTTCCTATTTCTGACCTCTGACTTCCGACTTCCCTACTTCCTTTTTCAACATTTCAGCCACCGTTGCCCCGACCTCAGCCGGGCTGGCCACAACGCAAATGCCCGCCGCCTTGAGCGCAGCCATTTTCTCGGCCGCAGTTCCGCGGCCGCCCGAGATGATAGCCCCGGCATGTCCCATGCGGCGTCCGGGCGGAGCGGTCTGGCCCGCCACAAATGCGATCACGGACTTTTTCACGCTCGCCCGGATGAATTCCGCCGCCTGCTCTTCGGCGTTCCCGCCGATTTCGCCGATCAGCACGATGGCGCTGGTTTCGGGGTCTTCGTGGAACAGCCGCACGGCATCCACAAAGGTGGTTCCGACGATCGGGTCGCCGCCAATGCCGATGCAGGTGGACTGCCCGATGCCGAGCGCCGTCAACTGCGCCACCGCCTCATAGGTCAGCGTCCCCGAGCGGCTCACCACGCCGACGTTTCCTGGCCGGTGAATGAACCCGGGCATGATCCCCATCTTGCACTTGCCGGGCGAGATGATCCCAGGGCAGTTCGGCCCGATAAGCCGCGTCTTGCGGCCTTCGAGCACGCGCCAGACGCGAATCATATCCAGGGTCGGTATGCCTTCCGTCACGCAAACGACCACATCGAGCCCAGCATCAGCCGCTTCGAGCACCGCATCAGCCGCATAAGCCGGCGGAACAAAGATCACCGAAGCATTCGCGCCGGTCTCGCGCGCTGCCTTGGCGACTGTGTCAAAAACAGGGACATCCAGGTGCTTGGTCCCGCCCTTGCCCGGCGTAACTCCGGCGACAACCTTCGTTCCATAGGCAATCATTTGCTCGGCATGGAACGATCCTTCGCGGCCGGTCAGACCTTGAATAATCACGCGTGTTGTTTCATCCACGAGAACGCTCACCGGGCACCCCCGGCCAGGCGCACAACTTTTTCCGCTCCGTCTTTCATTCCCGTGGCAACGGTGAAATTTAGACCCGAAGTTCGCAGGATTTCCTGACCCTTTTCGACGTTGGTTCCCTCCATCCGAACCACGATGGGAACTTTTACCTGAAGCTCTCGCGCTGCCTCGACCACGCCGGTGGCCAGAACATCGCAACGCAGGATTCCGCCAAAGATGTTGATAAAGACACCGCGGACATTAGGATCAGCCATCAGAATCTGGAAGGCGTGCTTCACCTGTTCGGCGGAAGCCCCGCCGCCCACGTCGAGGAAATTCGCCGGCGCTCCCCCCGCCAGCTTGATGATGTCCATCGTGGCCATGGCCAGCCCGGCGCCGTTCACCATGCAGCCGACGTTGCCGTCGAGCTTGATGTAATTAAGCCCGTATTTGCTCGCTTCGGTCTCGAGCGCATCTTCTTCGTCCAGGTCGCGCAGCTCGCGGATGTCCTTGTGGCGGTAGAGCGCGTTATCGTCGAAGTTCATTTTGGCGTCGAGCGCCAGGATTTTGCCCTCCTCCGTCACGACGCACGGGTTGATCTCCACGAGCGAGGCATCCGTCGCTTCAAACGTGCGAGCGATTGCCTGGATGAACGGCACCGCTTGCCTCGCGAGTTCGGGCGCGAGGCCGAGGCCAAAGGCGATCTTGCGCGCCTGATAGCTTTGCAGGCCCAACGCTGGATCGATCGCTTCCTTGAGGATGGCTTCCGGTTGGGTTCGGGCCACTTCCTCGATTTCCACGCCGCCGGCAGCGCTCGCCATGAAGACCGACCGGGCGATGGCGCGGTCAATCACGACGCCCAGGTAAAGCTCTTGCTTGATGTTCAATCCCTGCTCGACGAGCACCCGGCGAACCTGGCGGCCTTCCGGGCCGGTCTGAGCGGTGACCAGCTTCATCCCAAGCATGC
The sequence above is a segment of the Candidatus Acidiferrales bacterium genome. Coding sequences within it:
- the xseA gene encoding exodeoxyribonuclease VII large subunit, with protein sequence MSQYSLNLNLAPSRKIYSVSELNARIRDLLESEFQDIWVEGEISNFRAAPSGHYYFSLKDERAQIKCVCFKNNVRYLRFRPEDGLQVTARGQVSIYEARGEYQLYVEYLEPVGYGALQLAFEQLKAQLAEEGLFDPARKKPLPRLPRRIGLITSPRGAVIQDMIQILERRFSNMPLLLYPVSVQGEGSAGEIAGALGYFNRSREVDVIILARGGGSIEDLWSFNEEKVARAIYASKIPVIAAVGHETDFTIADFVADVRAPTPSAAAELVVESKEQLRAEIAGLEKSLLAATRHRLLEWRQQVQALATHRGFRLLETFVRDSSQRFDDLLARLSASLVERVRDERQRLEVAGARLAAFDWRGWLERLHLRLERRRNDVIRFTEVRLLRVRRELETAQMALDERNPLRILERGYAVCYDATGNVVRASADVTLGSEISVRLARGKLGARVERKE
- the sucD gene encoding succinate--CoA ligase subunit alpha produces the protein MDETTRVIIQGLTGREGSFHAEQMIAYGTKVVAGVTPGKGGTKHLDVPVFDTVAKAARETGANASVIFVPPAYAADAVLEAADAGLDVVVCVTEGIPTLDMIRVWRVLEGRKTRLIGPNCPGIISPGKCKMGIMPGFIHRPGNVGVVSRSGTLTYEAVAQLTALGIGQSTCIGIGGDPIVGTTFVDAVRLFHEDPETSAIVLIGEIGGNAEEQAAEFIRASVKKSVIAFVAGQTAPPGRRMGHAGAIISGGRGTAAEKMAALKAAGICVVASPAEVGATVAEMLKKEVGKSEVRGQK
- a CDS encoding DUF2905 domain-containing protein, which translates into the protein MELLRALGKTVFWFGLLFVAIGVLLMAAPKLPLGRLGRLPGDIVVQRKNFTVYLPLATSLLLSVALTLLFWVLSLFSGKK
- the sucC gene encoding ADP-forming succinate--CoA ligase subunit beta, with the protein product MKIHEYQAKEILSRYGVPIPQGEMIYTKEEAEAVARRLGGTVVVKAQIHAGGRGKAGGVKLARTPEEARDIAGRMLGMKLVTAQTGPEGRQVRRVLVEQGLNIKQELYLGVVIDRAIARSVFMASAAGGVEIEEVARTQPEAILKEAIDPALGLQSYQARKIAFGLGLAPELARQAVPFIQAIARTFEATDASLVEINPCVVTEEGKILALDAKMNFDDNALYRHKDIRELRDLDEEDALETEASKYGLNYIKLDGNVGCMVNGAGLAMATMDIIKLAGGAPANFLDVGGGASAEQVKHAFQILMADPNVRGVFINIFGGILRCDVLATGVVEAARELQVKVPIVVRMEGTNVEKGQEILRTSGLNFTVATGMKDGAEKVVRLAGGAR
- the ndk gene encoding nucleoside-diphosphate kinase; this translates as MLVERTLAIVKPDAVRKKLVGEIISRLERAGFTIVAMKMVHLTKAEAEGFYAVHRGKGFFPSLTEFMSSGECVPMILEAENAINKLRDLMGATDPAQAAPGTIRKKFADSIGENIIHGSDGPETAAFEIGYFFSGQQLL
- a CDS encoding four helix bundle protein; this encodes MPIRTYRDLEVFQEAYSAALKVSRLTKSFPQFEQLEIGRQLRKAVRSVPANIVEGWAKRASASEFKRYLQVAIGSCAETRMWLEMSKDEGYLCEKDYAELNLLYERIGARLARLWKQWTSYPR